A single Venturia canescens isolate UGA chromosome 1, ASM1945775v1, whole genome shotgun sequence DNA region contains:
- the stan gene encoding protocadherin-like wing polarity protein stan isoform X2, which yields MARSIWRTLILLTGLLSLTEGYLAVVSSELPPGTLVFDSGVPQLGGRRKYEVSADRTARFARKLLRVNPHNGRVTLARSLNCDGLQYPRLFTFYIDSTSTRLGRPIIDYYSLPLRVLITGCGGENQDLAATKGWMAETLASYAMPSNDKFTEICLRSSQFVAALRDFLPHTAIKECETRWGGVADSRFLVEGAAGDLVSSAEQCLVDPMWKISVSMSLRCGSSHLADAEHRLKIIFHHQQLDDTDLGRRVRRELRNKSPFFEHGLYIAAVEEEKEPGEPVTVVRAKDPEGGMLRYTMMSLLDARSGALFLLDSQTGRVTTRARLDRENVEVHYFKILAVDDAFPPRTGTTTLQVNVLDANDHAPSFELLDYEAPIREGVPLGSTVIAVKATDKDVGRNAEVEYSIVSTTGGGMTSLTEDSATFRIDPRSGIVTTRMSLDREKTEVYTLIIRASDLANAPTARQTASTTLVVRVLDDNDNYPQFSERTYSATVPEDLDYTTNPVVARIRASDADSGSNAAIRYTIIGGNTQNTFSIDSPSGDVSLVKPLDYESTELYRIVIRAQDGGAPTRSNTTQLIVHVKDVNDNPPRFFTSLLQEAVSESVPVGTSVLRVQAYDGDKGLNALIKYSIGARDLSGASTENFPIAVNSETGWIHTTRQLDREQCTRYQFTVLATDSGEPPKSGSATVVLSITDVNDNDPRFEPRNYEAVVSEDDPPGTPVASVTATDPDEDTKIHYDITAGNTRGRFSITSQNGGGLVTVAQPLDYKQEKRFVLTVTAADSGGRTDTALVYVNVSDANNFAPVFENAPYSVPVFEDAPVGTTVLVVSATDSDVGQNARITYSLGSEGNDHQQDIAEFTINSQTGAITTTKSLDREKISGYVLTVTARDGGVPPLSDTTEVEISVTDVNDNAPIFEASQYQGSVPEDVVVGTSVTRVSATDADQGLNGRVRYTFEDDGDGAFAIDSTTGTVRTAKQLDRESVARYNLKALAIDRGIPSLSSSVPIIIKIEDVNDSPPAFESDKIVLFIAENSPIGSSVGEIYAHDPDEGPNAAVQYSIIGGEDVNSFSLIARPGSDRAELTTREELDYESPRKKFEIFVRASSPPLRSDVLVQIMVTDVNDNAPVLKDFHIIFNNFKDFFPTTPIGRIPAFDADVTDKLVYNILAGNTANLINLNRTSGEISLSPQLNTNVPRVATMEVSVTDGVNEAKATMTLSIRLITDKMLFNSITVRLDDMTVEAFLSPLLGYFLDGLAAIIPCPRENIFIFSIQEDTDVNGKILNVSFSAKRVEPGNTDEFYTPQFLQERVYLNRGILARLAVVTVLPFDDNLCVREPCLNFEECLTVLKFANASGFASSDTVLFRPIYPVTTFSCECPRGFTGSREAYLCDVEVNLCYSNPCRNGGTCERREGGYTCACPPDFTGPDCGISLESDDCPTEEESVCSGGSRCVTRTMGDGFICEGCPIAALESVTPFCELKSRSFGPSTFLTFASLKQRHRLNIRMRFATESHDGLLLYNGRYNEKHDFIALEIIDSKIQFSFSLGDEITRASATIPGGVSDGQWHEVRVTYINRTVVVSLDDCDVALALKYGDRLGEKWSCAGRNEQILEPRCSHPTETCHRFLDLTGPLQLGGLPSIPSNFQIRNKDFIGCIGDVRIDDRFVDLNSYVADNGTIAGCPEKKAFCESLSTPCYNGGKCREIWSGYVCECEEGFAGPRCTDEVGKPWRFNADGLLSFNPLLRPIQLPWTTALSLRTRGDNAFVMSIQIGQNSSAMFYLEKGKLSTSLDGADIISTTVPINDGEWHRIEIIWQSGHVSLDIDYRNRPTVSPLLAKLQGLYVGRILLGGPDQSIMTDLLFFDGCIQDLRIGTNQSVLQRPTVQENVGLGCDTETECAADCPGESSICVAKWRSSECVCGPGRVGHNCEPICDVNPCHSDSGMCVDDPRSRTGYRCECTTDEYSGEYCEVRVDQPCPATWWGSPVCGPCHCDESKGYDPSCNKTTGECYCKENHYQPAGQEECIPCGCYTVGSFGGRCNKETGQCRCRTGVIGRSCTNCPNPYAEVTEEGCKVVYDGCPRSFSMGLWWPRIKFGTTAIEDCPGTAEGKASRSCDDNSSGWRSPDLFNCTSEAFIEQRHKLAALEKGQFELDRDTAVRIAMELHKAVNETRNMYGADILVAESLLTALLHYEESLADLGLTHNQDKDYVPHLVGIAGMILTKRHLDNWKKIETLNGDTPDKILDAMARYLKILTGSQHNTFTEPFEVVDTNVVMGLDTVTSESLFGYESTEYREDTSLSTQRPTEADRKVILPDTSAFLTSPPHLGPYISFPKYNNYMADPQRFDPYSKIRVPLSLLGIKPLTQGELNDQDTRNNDKAVLSYVQYRELGALLPKSFDDSVNLRWGVEVAVGSPVVTISILVPTENGTRSLMTGNTLQSSPPVQIQLWIIEDDGVKRRANPQCVHWSTVRGIGEWSRIGCTTEIEDTTIAGRRMVNCSCQGVILEVRNLQLATFAVLTDVLDLEYVPEPSLLEDVTSYSAFMLALPLLLSALLILGLIRGGGTNSNSIHENLVFCVLLAESLYLVALKARGPLVSNVFPCKLIAIGLHYAWLSTFAWTLVDSIHLYRMLTEMRDVNHGQMRFYYTIGYGLPAIIVGLTIGVRADQYGNFYFCWLSIYETVVWALIGPVCAAVLINFCVLVMSVRAAFTLKEHIMGFGNLRTLLWLSVASLPLLGTTWTLAVLNASENSPMLSYLLSVAIVTHAAFSLIGYCFVNGRVRRNLYLSLLRCVGKKSPLLDASTGNASSSQNVNGQSRSALAYSSAYSGAGESGTGCRRVHVGVSTSSTTSRSTTKTGSSPYRSDAHLRHTSTSTSNYNSDRDPYVTTSRSRHATLHSRQESGKDSSARGERRDSESDSDASQADEAGGGRSLDLASSHSSDDEDVTSRSHKNMGVSTQQPVSHTYLPNIHGNPGQHLNILCSNSELFPNIKPIYAPRWSSQLPEAYLPSSNDIRTSQWSGGTISDNEMASNKTSSPNPLPYPDMSSPQKLAQQDDNCSESEEKHHHLGEKYLFPYTAEEDHTVSPTPYMLSMSSRILGSSLSHHSQNSNHDNHSSSERYGSLKRGQTLHGSHHDNLGTPERYGSLKRGKLGSSILEDAPEYILPMSGRILSSSLNHDLHHSNELAALRQQQSHHHHQQQQQQQQQQVQQHYEQTITETDEEEGY from the exons CCGTTCTTCGAGCACGGGCTTTACATCGCCGCGGTCGAAGAGGAGAAAGAACCGGGTGAGCCGGTGACGGTCGTGAGGGCCAAAGATCCGGAGGGCGGTATGCTCCGTTACACGATGATGTCGCTTCTCGACGCGAGATCGggcgctctctttctccttgaTTCTCAGACGGGCAGAGTGACGACGCGGGCCCGCCTCGATCGGGAAAACGTCGAGGTCCATTACTTCAAGATACTCGCGGTCGACGACGCTTTTCCACCGAGAACCGGCACGACGACGCTCCAAGTGAACGTCCTCGACGCCAACGATCACGCGCCGAGCTTCGAGCTCCTCGATTACGAGGCACCGATCAGAGAGGGAGTGCCGCTCGGTTCAACCGTAATCGCGGTAAAAGCGACCGACAAGGACGTCGGTCGTAACGCCGAGGTCGAGTACTCGATCGTCTCGACGACGGGCGGTGGTATGACCTCGCTCACCGAAGACTCCGCAACCTTTCGAATAGATCCGCGCTCCGGGATCGTTACGACGAGGATGTCcctcgatcgagaaaaaactGAGGTCTACACGCTCATAATAAGAGCCTCCGATCTCGCGAACGCACCGACCGCGAGGCAAACCGCCTCGACCACCCTCGTCGTCCGTGTCCTCGACGACAACGACAATTATCCACAATTTTCAGAGCGCACGTACTCGGCGACGGTACCGGAGGATCTCGATTACACGACGAATCCCGTAGTTGCGAGGATACGGGCCAGCGACGCCGACAGCGGATCAAACGCCGCCATAAGATACACCATCATCGGTGGCAACACCCAGAATAcattttcgatcgattcaCCGAGCGGAGACGTGAGCCTCGTAAAGCCCCTCGATTACGAGAGCACCGAACTCTACAGAATCGTCATAAGGGCGCAGGACGGCGGTGCACCGACGAGATCCAACACGACTCAGCTGATCGTCCACGTCAAGGACGTCAACGACAATCCGCCCCGGTTTTTCACGAGTTTGCTCCAAGAGGCCGTTTCCGAATCGGTACCGGTCGGGACGTCGGTCCTTCGGGTTCAAGCCTACGACGGCGACAAGGGTCTCAACGCCCTTATCAAATATTCCATCGGAGCGAGAGATCTGTCGGGTGCCTCGACCGAGAATTTTCCAATAGCCGTTAATTCCGAGACCGGTTGGATCCACACGACGAGGCAATTGGATCGCGAACAGTGCACCCGGTATCAATTCACAGTTTTGGCGACCGATTCGGGGGAGCCACCGAAATCCGGTAGCGCGACGGTCGTTCTGAGCATCACCGACGTCAACGACAACGATCCCCGATTCGAGCCGAGGAATTACGAAGCCGTTGTTTCCGAGGACGATCCACCGGGGACTCCCGTAGCCTCGGTAACCGCGACCGATCCGGACGAGGACACCAAGATTCATTACGACATTACGGCGGGCAATACCCGAGGCAGATTCTCCATAACCTCGCAGAACGGTGGCGGACTCGTAACGGTCGCCCAACCGTTGGATTACAAGCAAGAGAAGAGATTTGTACTGACCGTGACGGCTGCTGATTCGGGAGGGCGGACCGACACCGCCCTCGTCTACGTCAACGTATCGGACGCGAATAATTTTGCTCCCGTCTTCGAGAACGCGCCGTATTCGGTGCCCGTATTCGAGGACGCTCCGGTCGGCACGACCGTTCTCGTCGTCAGTGCCACCGATTCGGACGTCGGTCAAAATGCCCGAATAACGTACAGCCTGGGAAGCGAAGGCAACGACCACCAGCAGGATATCGCCGAATTTACAATAAACTCGCAGACCGGAGCGATAACGACGACCAAAAGCCTCGACCGTGAGAAAATATCGGGATACGTGTTGACGGTTACGGCGAGGGACGGAGGCGTCCCGCCGCTCTCGGACACGACCGAGGTCGAAATATCCGTTACGGACGTCAACGACAACGCACCGATCTTCGAGGCGAGCCAGTATCAAGGATCCGTACCGGAAGACGTCGTCGTTGGAACATCGGTGACGAGGGTCTCGGCAACCGACGCCGATCAGGGTCTCAACGGTCGCGTCAGGTATACCTTCGAGGACGACGGTGACGGGGCATTCGCCATTGACTCGACGACCGGTACGGTCAGAACGGCCAAACAATTGGACCGCGAATCCGTCGCGAGATACAATTTGAAAGCTCTCGCGATCGATCGCGGAATACCGTCGCTCTCGTCGAGCGTACCGATAATCATCAAAATCGAGGACGTCAACGATTCACCGCCGGCCTTCGAGAGCGACAAGATAGTACTTTTTATAGCCGAAAATTCACCGATCGGCTCGAGCGTCGGTGAGATTTACGCCCACGACCCGGACGAGGGTCCGAACGCCGCCGTTCAATATTCCATAATAGGCGGCGAAGACGTCAACAGTTTTTCCCTCATAGCTCGACCTGGTTCGGACCGCGCCGAACTGACGACCCGCGAGGAGTTGGATTACGAGTCACCgaggaaaaagtttgaaatattCGTACGCGCCTCCTCGCCGCCCTTGAGATCGGACGTTCTCGTTCAGATAATGGTGACCGACGTCAACGACAACGCACCCGTACTCAAAGATTTTCACATCATATTCAATAACTTCAAAGACTTCTTCCCGACGACGCCGATCGGCAGGATACCCGCTTTCGACGCCGACGTCACCGACAAACTCGTGTACAACATTCTTGCTGGCAATACCGCTAATTTGATAAACCTCAACAGAACGAGCGGTGAAATAAGCCTTTCGCCTCAGCTGAACACGAACGTGCCTCGGGTCGCGACGATGGAAGTGTCCGTGACAGATGGCGTCAACGAGGCAAAAGCCACGATGACTCTCTCGATAAGACTCATTACCGACAAGATGCTGTTCAATTCTATAACCGTCAGACTGGACGACATGACCGTCGAGGCTTTTCTCAGTCcccttttgggatactttctCGATGGTCTCGCCGCAATAATTCCGTGTCCCCgtgaaaatatattcatatTCAGTATTCAAGAGGACACCGATGTCAATGGGAAGATATTGAACGTCAGTTTTTCAGCGAAGAGGGTCGAGCCCGGCAACACCGACGAGTTTTACACGCCGCAGTTTCTTCAAGAGCGCGTTTATCTCAATCGCGGAATTTTGGCCCGCCTGGCGGTCGTCACGGTGCTCCCGTTCGACGACAATCTTTGCGTGAGGGAGCCATGTTTGAATTTCGAAGAGTGCCTGACCGTCCTCAAGTTCGCGAATGCTTCCGGATTCGCGAGCAGCGACACCGTATTGTTCAGGCCAATTTATCCGGTTACGACTTTCTCGTGCGAGTGTCCGAGGGGCTTCACCGGGAGCCGAGAGGCTTATCTGTGCGACGTCGAGGTCAACCTGTGCTACTCGAATCCCTGCAGGAACGGAGGGACGTGCGAGCGTCGCGAGGGCGGTTACACGTGTGCCTGTCCGCCCGATTTCACCGGTCCCGATTGTGGGATTTCCCTCGAGAGCGACGACTGCCCGACCGAGGAGGAGTCCGTTTGCTCCGGCGGATCGCGGTGCGTTACCAGAACGATGGGCGATGGATTTATTTGCGAGGGTTGCCCGATCGCGGCACTGGAGAGCGTGACGCCCTTTTGCGAGCTCAAATCCCGCAGTTTCGGACCTTCCACATTTCTGACCTTCGCCTCGCTCAAACAGCGTCATCGTCTCAATATTCGCATGAGATTCGCTACCGAATCGCACGACGGACTTCTCCTCTACAACGGCCGGTACAACGAGAAGCACGATTTTATCGCCCTGGAGATAATCGACTCGAAGATACAGTTCAGCTTCAGCCTCGGCGACGAGATAACTCGCGCGAGCGCAACGATACCTGGCGGCGTCTCGGACGGTCAATGGCACGAGGTACGGGTGACCTACATCAACAGAACGGTCGTCGTGTCACTGGACGATTGCGACGTCGCCCTGGCTCTCAAATACGGCGACAGACTCGGCGAAAAGTGGTCCTGCGCCGGTAGGAACGAGCAAATTCTTGAGCCCCGCTGTTCCCATCCTACGGAGACCTGTCATCGTTTCCTCGACCTCACGGGCCCCCTCCAACTCGGCGGGTTACCCTCCATACCGTCAAACTTTCAGATACGGAACAAAGATTTCATCGGATGCATCGGTGACGTACGGATCGACGATCGTTTCGTCGATCTGAACTCGTACGTCGCCGACAACGGGACGATCGCCGGATGCCCGGAGAAAAAAGCCTTCTGCGAGTCGCTGTCCACCCCTTGCTACAACGGCGGCAAGTGCAGGGAAATCTGGTCCGGTTACGTGTGCGAGTGCGAGGAAGGATTCGCCGGACCTCGGTGCACGGACGAGGTCGGCAAACCCTGGAGATTCAACGCCGATGGTCTTCTCAGTTTCAATCCCCTACTCAGGCCCATACAACTCCCGTGGACGACCGCGCTGAGCTTGCGTACGCGGGGGGACAACGCCTTCGTGATGAGCATTCAAATCGGCCAAAATAGCTCGGCGATGTTTTATCTCGAAAAGGGTAAACTCTCAACGTCGTTGGACGGCGCTGATATCATTTCGACAACGGTCCCGATAAACGATGGCGAATGGCACAGAATAGAAATCATCTGGCAGAGCGGTCACGTGTCTCTCGATATCGATTATCGCAACAGACCAACCGTTTCACCGCTACTCGCGAAGCTTCAAGGTCTCTACGTCGGGAGAATTCTTCTCGGTGGACCCGATCAATCGATCATGACGGATCTGTTGTTCTTCGACGGCTGCATCCAGGATCTTCGCATCGGTACCAATCAGAGCGTGCTCCAACGTCCCACCGTTCAGGAAAACGTTGGCCTTGGATGCGACACGGAGACGGAGTGCGCCGCCGATTGCCCCGGCGAATCTTCCATATGCGTCGCTAAGTGGCGATCCAGCGAATGCGTCTGCGGCCCGGGCCGAGTCGGCCATAATTGCGAGCCCATCTGCGATGTCAATCCTTGCCACAGTGACTCCGGCATGTGCGTCGACGATCCACGCTCCAGGACGGGTTACCGTTGCGAGTGCACAACGGACGAGTATTCCGGCGAATATTGTGAG GTGAGGGTGGATCAGCCGTGTCCAGCGACATGGTGGGGCTCGCCGGTTTGCGGTCCGTGTCACTGCGACGAGTCCAAAGGCTACGATCCCTCGTGCAACAAAACGACGGGGGAATGTTATTGCAAGGAGAATCATTATCAACCGGCCGGTCAGGAGGAGTGCATTCCCTGCGGATGTTACACGGTTGGAAGCTTCGGAGGACGTTGTAACAAGGAAACTGGACAGTGTAGATGCCGGACCGGTGTCATAGGAAGATCGTGCACCAATTGTCCAAATCCGTATGCCGAGGTTACCGAGGAAGGCTGCAAAGTCGTGTACGACGGCTGTCCGCGCTCCTTCTCGATGGGTCTCTGGTGGCCGAGAATTAAATTCGGCACCACCGCTATAGAAGATTGTCCGGGCACGGCCGAAGGAAAAGCATCGCGATCTTGCGACGATAATTCAAGCGGTTGGCGAAGCCCGGATCTCTTCAATTGTACCTCCGAAGCTTTTATCGAGCAGCGACACAAATTGGCCGCCCTCGAGAAAGGTCAGTTCGAGCTGGATCGCGATACAGCCGTGAGAATAGCGATGGAACTTCACAAAGCGGTTAACGAGACGAGAAACATGTACGGGGCGGATATCCTCGTCGCTGAGTCGCTCTTGACCGCTCTCCTCCACTATGAGGAGAGCCTTGCCGATCTCGGTTTGACTCATAATCAAGACAAGGACTACGTGCCACATCTCGTGGGTATAGCCGGTATGATATTGACCAAGAGGCATCTCGATAATTGGAAGAAAATAGAGACTCTCAATGGGGATACTCCTGACAAGATTTTGGATGCGATGGCACggtatttgaaaattctcacgGGTTCTCAGCACAATACGTTTACCGAGCCTTTCGAAGTTGTCGATACCAACGTCGTGATGGGTCTCGACACCGTCACTTCCGAGAGCCTGTTTGGCTACGAAAGCACCGAGTACCGAGAAGACACGAGTCTTTCCACTCAAAGACCTACCGAAGCAGATCGCAAAGTTATATTACCCGATACATCAGCATTTCTCACTTCTCCACCGCACCTCGGTCCTTATATAAGCTTTCCCAAATACAACAATTACATGGCGGATCCACAAAGATTCGACCCCTACTCGAAAATTCGTGTTCCGCTGAGCCTCCTTGGAATCAAACCCTTGACGCAGGGTGAACTCAACGACCAGGATACTCGAAACAACGATAAAGCCGTCCTCAGTTATGTTCAATACAGGGAACTCGGAGCTCTATTGCCCAAAag TTTCGATGATTCTGTCAACCTTCGATGGGGAGTCGAAGTGGCCGTTGGATCACCGGTCGTTACAATATCGATTCTAGTCCCCACGGAAAATGGCACAAGATCTTTGATGACCGGTAATACGTTGCAATCGTCACCGCCAGTTCAAATACAGTTGTGGATTATCGAAGATGACGGAGTTAAGAGACGAGCAAATCCTCAATGTGTGCACTGGAGTACGGTTCGAGG aattggagaatgGAGTCGTATCGGATGCACGACCGAAATCGAGGACACAACCATCGCCGGGCGTCGAATGGTCAATTGTTCGTGTCAGGGAGTGATCCTCGAAGTACGAAATCTTCAATTGGCGACATTCGCCGTTCTAACAGATGTTCTCGACCTCGAATACGTTCCGGAGCCTTCGCTTCTCGAAGATGTAACCAGTTACAGTGCCTTTATGCTGGCGTTACCCCTGTTGCTCTCAGCGTTGCTGATCCTCGGTCTCATACGAGGCGGCGGCACCAATTCGAACAGCATCCACGAGAATTTAGTATTTTGCGTTCTACTCGCCGAGAGCCTTTATCTCGTCGCGCTCAAAGCTCGCGGACCTCTTGTCTCGAACGTTTTCCCATGCAAATTAATCGCAATAGGCCTCCACTACGCTTGGCTATCGACGTTCGCTTGGACCCTCGTCGATTCGATCCATCTCTATCGAATGCTCACGGAAATGCGAGACGTCAATCACGGACAGATGAGATTCTACTACACCATAGGTTATGGCTTGCCAGCCATCATCGTTGGTCTGACCATTGGCGTACGCGCCGATCAATATGGAAACTTTTACTT CTGCTGGTTGTCGATCTATGAGACGGTCGTTTGGGCTCTGATAGGTCCGGTATGCGCTGCGGTACTAATCAATTTCTGCGTGCTCGTGATGTCGGTTCGCGCAGCGTTCACACTCAAGGAGCACATTATGGGTTTTGGGAATCTTCGTACGCTCTTGTGGCTGTCGGTCGCTTCGTTACCTTTACTCGGTACAACTTGGACCCTGGCTGTTCTCAATGCTTCAGAAAATTCTCCTATGCTCTCGTATCTGCTGAGCGTAGCGATCGTCACGCACGCGGCCTTCAGTCTCATCGGTTATTGTTTCGTGAACGGTCGTGTGCGTAGGAATTTGTATCTAAGTCTACTGAGAtgcgttggaaaaaaatccccgCTGCTCGACGCTAGTACCGGCAATGCAAGCAGCAGTCAAAACGTCAACGGTCAATCG AGATCGGCATTGGCGTATTCGTCAGCGTACAGCGGTGCCGGTGAGTCGGGCACCGGCTGTAGAAGAGTTCACGTAGGTGTATCGACGAGCAGCACGACTTCGCGAAGCACAACCAAAACTGGTTCCAGTCCGTACAGGAGCGATGCTCATTTGCGTCACACCTCAACCTCGACGAGCAACTACAACAGCGATCGCGATCCTTACGTGACAACATCGCGGAGTCGTCACGCGACATTGCACTCGAGACAAG AATCAGGTAAAGATTCGTCCGCTCGTGGAGAACGAAGAGACTCTGAATCGGACAGCGATGCGTCGCAGGCAGACGAGGCTGGTGGTGGCAGAAGTTTGGATCTTGCAAGTTCGCACAGTTCTGACGACGAGGATGTTACCTCGAGATCGCACAAAAATATGGGAGTTTCCACCCAACAACCCGTATCGCACACTTACTTGCCGAACATTCACGGGAATCCCGGCCAGCACCTAAACATACTTTGCTCAAATTCTGAATTATTTCCAAATATAAAACCGATCTACGCGCCTCGTTGGAGCTCCCAACTCCCGGAAGCCTATTTGCCCTCGTCCAATG ACATACGAACGAGTCAATGGTCCGGCGGTACTATATCGGACAACGAGATGGCCTCCAATAAAACTTCCAGTCCAAACCCTTTGCCTTATCCGGACATGAGTTCGCCCCAAAAGTTGGCTCAACAAGACGACAATTGTTCCGAGAGCGAAGAGAAGCATCATCACttgggagaaaaatatttgttcccTTACACAGCCGAGGAAGATCATACCGTATCGCCGACGCCTTACATGCTCTCGATGTCCTCGCGCATACTCGGCTCGAGTCTGAGCCACCATTCGCAAAATTCAAATCACGATAATCACAGCAGCTCCGAGAGATACGGCAGTTTGAAGAGAGGTCAAACTCTCCACGGATCCCATCACGACAATCTCGGTACTCCCGAGAGATATGGTAGTCTCAAGCGAGGCAAACTCGGTTCAAGTATTTTGGAGGATGCTCCAGAGTACATTCTCCCGATGAGCGGCAGAATACTTTCGAGTTCGCTTAACCACGATTTACATCACAGTAACGAGCTTGCAGCTCTCAGGCAACAACAGTCGCACCATCACcatcagcagcagcagcagcagcagcagcagcaagtTCAACAACATTACGAGCAAACCATTACGGAAACCGA CGAAGAG GAAGGATACTAA